The following proteins are encoded in a genomic region of Natrarchaeobius halalkaliphilus:
- a CDS encoding ABC transporter ATP-binding protein produces MGNGRLLTTTADEPTRESTLSTDDVVLELDTVAKRYGSETVISSLSLTVRDGEILTLLGPSGCGKTTTLRLIAGLEDPNGGQIRLEDETVAGDGQFVPPDEREVGVVFQEFALFPHLTARENVAFGLQEWTKQERESRVQELLELVGLESHGGHYPEELSGGQQQRIALARSIAPEPEMLLLDEPFSNLDVDLRVEMREEVRRIIKETEVTAISVTHDQEEALSISDRVAVMNDGNIEQIGTPERVFQEPKSRFVAGFLGHASFLSGEVRGDHVDTALGRVLRDDVNGLAHQYDGTDLDLLVRPDDVTAFPADESQANGRVVYRRYLGPTVLYRVELDSNETIECMHNHSDRIDLDERVAVRVTADHELAWFPAGQRGKGAATPSD; encoded by the coding sequence ATGGGGAACGGACGACTACTCACGACGACGGCCGACGAACCGACTCGAGAATCGACGCTATCGACCGACGACGTCGTTCTCGAACTCGACACGGTCGCGAAGCGTTATGGTTCGGAGACCGTCATCTCGAGTCTCTCACTCACCGTTCGCGATGGTGAGATCCTCACGTTGCTCGGGCCATCTGGCTGTGGAAAGACGACGACGCTCCGATTGATCGCCGGCCTCGAGGATCCGAACGGCGGACAGATCCGACTCGAGGACGAGACTGTCGCCGGGGACGGACAGTTCGTGCCGCCGGACGAGCGAGAGGTTGGGGTCGTGTTTCAGGAGTTCGCCCTCTTCCCACATCTCACTGCGCGTGAGAACGTCGCATTCGGCTTACAGGAGTGGACGAAACAAGAACGCGAGAGTCGCGTCCAGGAGTTGCTCGAACTCGTCGGTCTCGAGAGCCACGGCGGCCATTATCCCGAAGAGCTTTCGGGGGGCCAACAGCAGCGAATTGCCCTCGCACGATCGATCGCCCCCGAACCCGAGATGCTGTTGCTCGACGAGCCGTTCTCGAATCTCGACGTCGATCTCCGCGTCGAAATGCGCGAGGAGGTTCGTCGAATCATCAAGGAGACCGAAGTCACCGCGATCTCGGTGACGCACGATCAAGAGGAAGCGCTGTCGATCTCCGATCGGGTCGCCGTCATGAACGACGGCAACATCGAACAGATCGGAACGCCGGAACGGGTTTTTCAAGAGCCGAAATCGCGCTTCGTGGCCGGCTTCCTCGGTCACGCGAGCTTTCTCTCGGGAGAGGTTCGTGGCGATCACGTCGACACCGCCCTCGGACGCGTTCTTCGCGACGACGTCAACGGTCTCGCCCATCAGTACGACGGGACCGACCTCGACCTCCTCGTTCGACCGGACGACGTGACCGCGTTTCCGGCCGACGAGTCTCAGGCCAACGGTCGCGTCGTCTACCGTCGGTACCTCGGCCCGACGGTCCTCTACCGGGTCGAACTCGATTCGAACGAGACGATCGAGTGCATGCACAACCACTCCGACCGGATCGACCTCGACGAACGCGTCGCCGTTCGCGTTACTGCAGACCACGAACTCGCCTGGTTCCCCGCTGGCCAGCGAGGGAAGGGTGCGGCGACTCCATCGGACTGA
- a CDS encoding UPF0058 family protein has product MHKDELLELHEELVVIMEYFSEREEVDDGLFDEYHQLDVDPSHVHKSKSEHKHAVFVLGNSLATAMTEDEFSSAGRIGKRMKELAEDAESKI; this is encoded by the coding sequence ATGCACAAGGACGAACTTCTCGAGCTCCACGAAGAACTCGTCGTCATCATGGAATACTTCTCGGAGCGCGAGGAAGTCGACGACGGCCTCTTCGACGAGTACCATCAACTCGATGTCGATCCATCACACGTACATAAATCGAAAAGCGAACACAAACACGCCGTATTCGTCCTCGGCAACTCGCTCGCGACTGCGATGACCGAAGACGAGTTCTCGAGCGCCGGCAGAATTGGCAAGCGAATGAAAGAACTTGCCGAGGACGCCGAGTCGAAGATCTAG
- a CDS encoding DUF5793 family protein — MRREHFTLDVSNVDWVETDAEPSKPSVSIDFTGPSTMLRERLTGLDGDILDASETDVALRLQEPFGTDAPGVVSVTNRVTGEFILELNEDAEDVLLFIRAARGYGEATDEDGGRYEVTISLEGDHFVTYDKRTFLVYDDEGSLLRQHSLIPSGVEL, encoded by the coding sequence ATGAGGCGCGAGCATTTCACGTTAGACGTTAGCAATGTCGACTGGGTCGAAACGGACGCCGAACCGAGTAAACCATCGGTATCGATCGACTTCACGGGCCCATCGACGATGCTTCGCGAGCGCCTTACCGGTCTCGACGGCGACATACTGGATGCAAGCGAGACGGACGTCGCTCTTCGGCTTCAGGAACCGTTCGGAACCGACGCCCCGGGCGTCGTCAGCGTGACCAACCGGGTCACGGGAGAGTTCATCCTCGAGCTCAACGAGGACGCCGAAGACGTCCTGCTGTTCATCCGCGCCGCTCGAGGCTATGGCGAAGCGACGGACGAAGACGGTGGCAGGTACGAGGTTACCATTAGCCTCGAGGGAGACCACTTCGTCACCTACGATAAACGTACCTTCCTGGTCTACGACGACGAGGGGAGCCTGCTTCGCCAGCACAGCCTGATCCCCAGCGGCGTCGAGCTGTGA